Proteins encoded together in one Psilocybe cubensis strain MGC-MH-2018 chromosome 8, whole genome shotgun sequence window:
- a CDS encoding Histone H2A encodes MSGKVSGKSKSGKAAGGDAASKSQSRSAKAGLQFPVGRVHRLLKKGNYAQRVGAGAPVYLAAVLEYLAAEILELAGNAARDNKKHRIVPRHLQLAIRNDEELGKLLGDVVISQGGVVPHIAPELLPTKTGKGKKESQEA; translated from the exons ATGTCTGGCAAAGTTAGCGGAAAATCAAAGTCTGGCAAGGCCGCCGGTGGTGATGCCGCCTCCAAGTCCCAGTCTCGCTCTGCCAAAGCTGGTCTCCAGTTCCCCGTCGGCCGTGTCCACCGTCTCTTGAAGAAGGGCAACTACGCTCAGCGCGTCGGTGCTGGTGCCCCTG TCTACCTCGCTGCCGTCCTTGAGTACCTCGCTGCCGAGATCCTCGAGCTTGCCGGAAACGCTGCCCGTGATAACAAGAAACACCGTATCGTGCCCCGCCACCTGCAACTCGCCATCCGCAACGACGAGGA ACTCGGCAAGCTCCTCGGCGACGTTGTCATCTCCCAGGGTGGTGTCGTCCCCCACATCGCCCCCGAACTCCTGCCAACAAAGACaggaaagggcaagaagGAGAGCCAAGAGGCCTAA